TTGGTGATGAGAGAGCCCTCCAAATAGTCCAGGCCATTGATTGAGATCAAATGCTCTTGGTCTTCAGAAAATGTGGAGAAATCATCATAAAGCATTCGCACCCACTTCACCTgcaatcaaattcaagttactTTTATAAAATGAGGAATCAATGATCACTTCATAATTTGAGTTCATTGATCTCAAAACTTACTCTCTTAGGCGCTGGCTCTAGAGGGATTCTCGCTCTTGTTATAATCCCAAACTGCCCGAGACCTCCCAGAACGGCATAAAACAGGTCAGAGTTTGTCTCTTTAGAGCAAGTCACAAGCTCCCCTTTACCTGAATTGCGGACTTCATTAGGAAAAGTAAACCCTAAATAACTGCATGCATGCAGGTAATTAAAACAGAGTTGAAATTATTGTAATTAGCCTGTGAGACTAGGCTCAGAAAAATTTGTAGTACAAGATCACACCCAGGAGATCTCccaagtttgaaaatatttttgtcccGTATGTCTGTGACAGTGCTATATTCCAATATACAGCTAAGACCCCCCAATGAAGACTAGAATTTGGGCTGATTTTTAAAGCTGCATGGGACCTAATGCACATGCTGGTATGCCATTGAAAATGACTGGATTTGGATTTGTTGATCAGAGCAGCTTAGGGATGAGAGGGAGGGAATAATATTGTACCAGTAATTATATCCATTTCATGGACATTACTGATCTGAGGGCCATGGCGGAAGGTCTGGCCACTGCCGCCAGCGTTGGAGAGAGTCCCACCAACGGTTAGGTACAAATAGTCGGTCCACGACACGGGTGCAAGTCCATGCTCGAGCGTGGCCTGCAGCACATCGATCCATAGCTGATGACCACCAACATCGGCATATGAACCGGACACAGGATTCTTCGTGACCTTGATGCCAATTCCGGCGCCGGAGTTCTTCAAGGATGTCATGTCCACCACAACCCCATTAGGAGCCATGGCTTGTCCGCCGAGCGAATGGCCTCGGCCTCTGGCTGCAATAGTAAAGGGAGAGGGCTGATTATAGGAGAATTTCACAAGAGACACAATGTCTTCTATGGAAGAAGGATAAAGCACTGCAGCTGGGGTTTGTTGGACAAGTTTGCCAAAGTCCCTAGCGGCTTTTGCAGTGGCATCTAGATCCACCCTGAGCCGAGTGGCGATAGTGAGGGTGTGGAGTTGGTGGGGGAGGACATCAGCCCATGTTAAGGTTAAGCTGGatatcaaattgattagaaaGCTGATCAGAATGAAATATGTTGGGATTGAATAAGTTTTAGCCATGGAAGAAGAAAGAGGTTAAAAATACAGCAGGTTGGAGAAAGTGGGGATGGTGGTGGGGAGAAGGGGAGAGAGAAAAGGGGTCTATTTATAGAGGAAGAATTTGCATGAAAACGAGCATGAAATCTTCGTTGGCAGAGAAGAAATCTTTGGCGTTTGGCTTTTGAAAACGACGTCGTGGGCTAGCAAGTAAAGCTTTTTCAAAGATCTGCAAGGACGAGACTTGGGATCCATTCCCATTCTCTCTAACGTCATGACTTTCTCgtgttataaaaaatacaacaaaagtgaaaagaaaagaaaagaaaagaaaaaaagaaaaggaaaaattcaCTTGCGGGTGGAGATGAATAgatgatcatattttttaagtgttttgtGTTTGTTTATGGCTGCAGTTCAAAAGATTCCTAGCCACCACCCACAGATTTCTTCATTCTTGTGGGTCTGCTGAGGATCAAGGACGAAGAACCCAGGAACCATCCAATGTTATCTTTATCTATCCTACGGTTAATTATGCAATCCATTGCAATGAATCATAAtgtctctcttttatttattttttattcttttattttttatttctttcttatttccATTTTGGGATGAAATATACTGTCAGAATCAGTAACTGTACATAAGGATCTGCTCAGATTTTCTTCTCTGATTGAAGGGGGCATTGTGACCAGTTCAATGGGATTTCATTTTCCCAAATCACAGATTTTCTCTTCATTC
Above is a window of Vitis vinifera cultivar Pinot Noir 40024 chromosome 11, ASM3070453v1 DNA encoding:
- the LOC100242449 gene encoding cytokinin dehydrogenase 3; translation: MAKTYSIPTYFILISFLINLISSLTLTWADVLPHQLHTLTIATRLRVDLDATAKAARDFGKLVQQTPAAVLYPSSIEDIVSLVKFSYNQPSPFTIAARGRGHSLGGQAMAPNGVVVDMTSLKNSGAGIGIKVTKNPVSGSYADVGGHQLWIDVLQATLEHGLAPVSWTDYLYLTVGGTLSNAGGSGQTFRHGPQISNVHEMDIITGKGELVTCSKETNSDLFYAVLGGLGQFGIITRARIPLEPAPKRVKWVRMLYDDFSTFSEDQEHLISINGLDYLEGSLITKQSPPNNWRSSFFSKSQYPIISSLLTKNGIIYSIEVVKYYDDLTSHTVDEELQELFKGLRFLPGLVFTKDVTLVDFLDRVHNGELQLQAKGLWDVPHPWLNLFVPKSRISDFNSGVFRDIILKTNQTVGPLLVYPMIRNKWDNGMSAAIPDEDIFYSIGLLHSSGADDWEPLENQNKEILKFCDKAGIKIKQYLPRYTTKADWMNHFGPKWKIFEDRKAQFDPKNILSPGQRIFNSI